A region from the Campylobacter blaseri genome encodes:
- the rmuC gene encoding DNA recombination protein RmuC encodes MINEQNSVNQNFMNDFNDLTIDKFFMLNRNINEFLNLSSLNTTNNLNNNMNILDKRFQNILEKINDLEDSNSSSEKLKEQVIKLNSIFSNIKLRGIFGEIELKKILEINYGDNKNLYELQKKLSNNLMVDSVLYVKNKTMLPIDSKFPLTNYQKICEASSAEDSKNEISKYEKLFIRDIKNHIDDISNKYILPPETTEYAILFLPSEAIFTYICSNLVEIFEYMSRKNVFIASPSTLMAITHSINIFTKDEKIMKNTNLMKHHIAELSKEFEIFKKQNSAILNYATKLQDAIKILHKNSKKISEKFDDISSI; translated from the coding sequence TTGATAAATGAACAAAATAGTGTAAATCAAAATTTTATGAATGATTTTAATGATTTAACTATTGATAAATTTTTTATGTTAAATAGAAATATAAATGAATTTTTAAACTTATCAAGTTTAAATACAACTAATAATTTAAACAATAATATGAATATTCTTGATAAAAGATTCCAAAATATTTTAGAGAAGATTAACGATTTAGAGGATTCAAACAGCTCAAGTGAAAAACTTAAAGAGCAGGTTATAAAACTAAATTCTATTTTTAGTAATATTAAACTTAGAGGTATTTTTGGAGAGATAGAGCTTAAAAAGATTTTGGAGATTAACTATGGAGATAATAAAAATCTTTATGAGCTTCAAAAGAAACTTTCAAACAACTTAATGGTTGACTCTGTTTTATATGTTAAAAACAAAACTATGCTTCCAATAGATTCAAAATTCCCACTAACTAACTATCAAAAAATTTGTGAAGCAAGCAGTGCAGAGGATAGTAAAAATGAGATATCAAAGTATGAAAAGCTATTCATAAGAGATATAAAAAACCATATAGATGATATCTCAAATAAGTATATTCTGCCACCAGAAACTACAGAATATGCTATTTTATTCTTACCAAGTGAGGCAATCTTTACATATATTTGTTCAAATTTGGTAGAAATTTTTGAGTATATGAGTAGAAAAAATGTATTTATAGCATCTCCTTCAACCCTTATGGCTATAACTCACTCCATAAATATTTTTACTAAAGATGAAAAGATTATGAAAAATACAAATTTAATGAAGCATCATATAGCTGAACTTTCAAAAGAATTTGAGATATTTAAAAAGCAAAATAGTGCTATTTTAAACTATGCTACCAAGTTACAAGACGCAATTAAAATATTACATAAAAACTCTAAAAAAATAAGTGAAAAATTTGATGATATAAGTAGTATCTAA
- a CDS encoding class II aldolase and adducin N-terminal domain-containing protein: MEIEKHIETIQKLSLSMFRKNFFGIFHGSVSAKIAQNKFLINKKYAIFDNITKNDLVVLYDKKDYRWNEASIDSEIHLNIYKNIFEAKYIAFAMSPYTVSYSLNHSYIMPKDFFGEEKFGKIKIYDPKNFDDWYERAPYEICNHMINEKTNIMIIKGYGVVAYSRTAQELVKDIALLDNSCKILQYEKIYS; this comes from the coding sequence TTGGAAATAGAAAAACATATTGAAACAATTCAAAAACTCTCACTATCTATGTTTAGAAAAAACTTTTTTGGTATATTTCACGGCTCTGTTTCTGCTAAAATTGCACAAAATAAATTTCTTATAAATAAAAAATATGCAATATTTGATAATATTACAAAGAATGATTTAGTGGTTTTATATGATAAAAAAGATTATAGGTGGAATGAAGCTAGTATTGATAGTGAAATTCATCTCAATATTTATAAAAATATATTTGAAGCCAAATATATTGCCTTTGCAATGTCTCCATATACTGTGAGTTACTCTTTAAATCATAGTTATATAATGCCAAAAGATTTTTTTGGTGAAGAGAAATTTGGCAAGATAAAAATATATGATCCTAAGAATTTTGATGATTGGTATGAAAGAGCTCCATATGAAATTTGCAATCATATGATAAATGAGAAGACAAATATAATGATTATAAAAGGGTATGGAGTTGTCGCATACAGTAGAACCGCGCAAGAGCTTGTAAAAGATATAGCACTGCTTGATAATAGTTGCAAAATTTTACAATATGAGAAAATTTATAGTTAA
- a CDS encoding D-amino acid aminotransferase, which translates to MAGKLKDIVYLNGQFLNKDKARVSVFDRGFLLGDGIYEVVPIVNSHLTNIEDFFERFENSLSKINLKLPLKKDEILKVLYELISKNTLKEGAVYIQVTRGVAPREFHFIENLEQTFMAFVYEKDVINDDHLETGVKAITSEDIRWKRRDIKSISLLAQCMSKTEAKKNGAFECIMVENGYITEGSSSSIFIVKDDVLITKPLSNEILPGIRRKNLLKFAKVAGLKTDERNFTLDELYSADEVFMSAATLVLLPIVEVDGKLINNGKIGKYSKKLREIYVQDLKKQTGLL; encoded by the coding sequence ATGGCAGGCAAACTTAAAGATATAGTTTATTTAAATGGTCAGTTTTTGAATAAAGATAAAGCTAGGGTTAGTGTTTTTGATCGTGGGTTTTTACTTGGAGATGGCATATATGAGGTTGTTCCTATAGTTAACTCACACTTAACTAACATAGAAGATTTTTTTGAAAGATTTGAAAATAGCCTTTCAAAGATAAACTTAAAACTTCCTTTAAAAAAGGATGAAATTTTAAAAGTTTTATACGAATTAATCTCTAAGAATACATTAAAAGAGGGTGCTGTTTATATACAAGTAACAAGAGGTGTTGCACCAAGAGAGTTTCATTTTATAGAAAATTTGGAGCAAACTTTTATGGCATTTGTTTATGAAAAAGATGTTATAAATGATGATCATCTAGAAACTGGCGTAAAGGCTATAACATCTGAAGATATTAGGTGGAAAAGAAGAGATATAAAATCAATATCACTTTTAGCACAATGTATGTCAAAAACAGAGGCTAAGAAAAATGGTGCATTTGAGTGCATAATGGTAGAAAATGGATACATTACAGAGGGTTCTAGCTCAAGCATTTTTATAGTTAAAGATGATGTGCTTATAACCAAGCCTTTATCAAACGAAATTCTCCCTGGTATTAGAAGAAAAAATTTACTTAAATTTGCAAAAGTTGCCGGACTTAAAACAGATGAGAGAAATTTTACGTTAGATGAACTTTATAGTGCAGATGAAGTTTTTATGAGTGCAGCAACTCTTGTTTTACTTCCAATTGTTGAAGTTGATGGTAAATTAATAAATAATGGCAAAATAGGAAAATACTCTAAAAAACTAAGAGAAATATATGTTCAAGATTTAAAAAAACAAACAGGTTTGTTATGA
- the rsmH gene encoding 16S rRNA (cytosine(1402)-N(4))-methyltransferase RsmH, translating into MIHIPVLINEVLDAFKDIEDGVIVDCTLGYGGHSEAILNNNKNIKIIACDRDEEAINYSKKRLEKYNGRIEMHKTTFSNLVKNIDLKSVRGILADIGVSSLHLDKNDRGFSVKSDVLDMRMNKESSLDAKFVVNNYTQDRLEEIFKEYGELKDARNTAKKIVDYRAKKEITSAKELANLIGLNPVRGNSGISRATLAFQAIRIEVNKELEELESLLTTIQNSDIKHAIVAIISFHSLEDRMVKNYFKKWSKNCICPEFFIKCECGGDNAIGKIISKKAIVAKKDEILNNSRSKSAKLRVFEIDR; encoded by the coding sequence TTGATACATATACCAGTTTTGATAAATGAAGTTTTAGATGCCTTTAAGGATATTGAAGATGGAGTTATAGTTGATTGTACTCTTGGATATGGTGGACATAGCGAAGCTATCTTAAATAATAACAAAAATATTAAAATAATAGCTTGCGATAGAGATGAAGAGGCTATTAACTACTCTAAAAAAAGATTAGAAAAATATAACGGTAGAATAGAGATGCATAAAACAACATTTTCAAATTTAGTCAAAAATATTGATCTAAAAAGTGTTAGGGGAATTTTAGCTGATATTGGAGTGTCTTCTCTTCATTTAGATAAAAATGATAGAGGTTTTTCTGTAAAAAGTGATGTTTTAGATATGAGAATGAATAAAGAAAGTAGTTTGGACGCTAAATTCGTTGTCAACAACTACACACAAGACAGGCTTGAAGAAATTTTTAAGGAGTATGGTGAATTAAAAGATGCAAGAAATACCGCTAAAAAAATAGTTGATTATAGAGCTAAAAAAGAGATAACAAGCGCTAAAGAGTTAGCAAATTTAATAGGTCTTAATCCAGTTAGGGGAAATAGCGGTATAAGTAGAGCTACTTTGGCATTTCAAGCCATTAGAATAGAGGTAAATAAAGAGCTAGAAGAGCTTGAAAGCTTACTAACAACGATACAAAACTCAGATATAAAACATGCTATTGTGGCTATAATATCTTTTCACTCATTAGAAGATAGAATGGTAAAAAACTATTTTAAGAAATGGAGTAAAAATTGTATTTGTCCTGAGTTTTTTATAAAATGTGAATGTGGTGGAGATAATGCAATTGGAAAAATTATTAGCAAAAAAGCAATCGTTGCAAAAAAAGATGAAATTTTAAATAACTCAAGAAGCAAAAGTGCAAAACTTAGAGTTTTTGAGATTGATAGGTAA